The Maniola hyperantus chromosome 9, iAphHyp1.2, whole genome shotgun sequence genome includes a region encoding these proteins:
- the LOC117985108 gene encoding lysosome membrane protein 2-like isoform X3 has translation MRLFILFLLGFISLGVAFVILFLHPYDVLFRWKVVLSDGGEIFESWRKPEVKLYCRVYLFNVTNAEEYMSGQDTKIKVKEIGPFVYREALEHSNVTFNENGTLSTIPLHPLIWEEELSEGNKEDDILYLPHIALLSIANVVSQQSFMTRFGLNNLIGLTNSQPLMKMTAREFMMGFKSELMTLGNTFMPSWIYFDKLGLIDRMYDFNGDFETIFTGENDISRSGLIDTYRGSTDLPQWDGKYCSNVQNASDGTKFQGAVSRNETVLFYRKSLCRAAPLIPVEESIKNGMKAYKYVFPEHMLDNGKYNEKNKCFCRHGKCLPEGLIDVTDCYYGFPIALSYPHFYKGDDVLFSKVEGLTPNKEQHETRFWVQPDAGLPLDVSSKFQINMALGDISNIRHVEKFSNLYLPLLWFDIRMYTLPPNLELKFKLYLNILPVVEQCWMYISFIAGTILILITTYILTFKIMFKSYAKKNQNINFRPRLWVERERKNNGNSKGDIYTPCEVPLSDTDSDQTYDTKSTFLKTQSDKIKELGHRLGDKVHKFELTHSKHNKKQSDRKNSLITPEESQDETNEAFKSDSSESDSYTNRYREVKQSDSEDDCKYLEVLDDGAEFDDKNYRRDRKNEMFVHIE, from the exons gTTTATTTATACTGTTCCTTCTGGGCTTCATCTCATTGGGAGTGGCTTTTGTTATATTGTTCCTACATCCTTACGACGTGTTATTCCGAtgg AAAGTGGTGCTCTCTGATGGTGGAGAAATCTTCGAATCATGGAGGAAGCCGGAAGTAAAGTTGTACTGCAGGGTCTATCTGTTCAACGTCACCAATGCTGAGGAATACATGTCTGGACAGGACACCAAGATCAAAGTCAAGGAAATTGGACCGTTTGTCTATCG tgagGCCCTAGAGCACAGCAATGTCACGTTCAACGAGAACGGAACCCTCTCTACGATACCTCTACACCCTCTTATTTGGGAGGAGGAACTGTCAGAGGGAAACAAGGAGGACGATATTTTATATCTACCCCACATTGCTTTACTG TCAATTGCCAACGTGGTCTCCCAGCAAAGCTTCATGACTCGCTTCGGTCTGAACAACCTCATCGGCTTAACCAACAGCCAGCCTCTTATGAAGATGACGGCCAGGGAGTTCATGATGGGCTTCAAGTCCGAGCTGATGACTTTGGGCAACACCTTTATGCCCAGCTGGATCTACTTCGATAAACTTGGGCTTATTGATAGG ATGTATGACTTCAATGGAGATTTTGAGACCATTTTCACTGGCGAGAACGATATATCTCGATCCGGCCTCATAGACACGTACAGAGGGTCCACCGACCTCCCACAGTGGGACGGAAAGTATTGCTCTAACGTTCAGAACGCTTCTGACGGCACCAAGTTCCAGGGAGCTGTTAGCCGGAACGAGACTGTACTGTTCTATAGAAAGAGCTTATGCCGGGCTGCACCTTTG ATCCCGGTAGAAGAGAGTATCAAGAATGGTATGAAAGCTTACAAGTACGTGTTCCCTGAGCATATGCTGGACAACGGGAAATACAATGAGAAAAACAAGTGCTTCTGCAGACATG GTAAATGTCTGCCTGAAGGCCTGATCGACGTCACGGACTGCTACTACGGATTCCCCATCGCGCTGTCCTACCCTCATTTTTATAAAGGAGACGACGTCCTGTTCAGCAAAGTCGAAGGCTTGACTCCGAATAAAGAACAGCATGAGACTAG aTTCTGGGTCCAGCCTGACGCAGGTTTGCCTCTCGACGTCAGTTCTAAGTTCCAGATCAACATGGCGCTCGGCGACATCAGCAATATTCGGCACGTGGAGAAATTCTCCAACTTGTACCTTCCACTCCTGTGGTTTGATATT AGAATGTACACACTGCCACCGAACCTAGAACTCAAATTCAAATTATACTTAAACATACTACCCGTCGTCGAACAATGCTGGATGTATATCAGTTTCATTGCTGGTACCATCTTGATACTCATCACTACTTACATCTTAACATTCAAGATCATGTTCAAGTCATACGCCAAAAAGAACCAAAATATTAACTTCAGACCAAGACTTTGGGTGGAAAGAGAGAGAAAGAACAACGGGAATAGCAAAGGCGATATATACACTCCCTGTGAAGTACCCCTCTCAGATACCGATTCAGACCAAACTTATGATACTAAATCGACGTTCCTAAAAACCCAAAGTGACAAAATCAAAGAATTAGGACACAGATTGGGTGATAAAGTTCACAAGTTTGAACTAACTCActcaaaacacaacaaaaaacaaagtgATAGAAAGAACTCACTAATAACTCCTGAAGAGTCACAAGATGAGACCAACGAGGCGTTCAAAAGTGATTCGAGTGAAAGCGATTCTTACACTAACAGATATCGAGAAGTGAAACAGAGTGATAGTGAGGACGATTGCAAATATTTGGAAGTTTTAGACGATGGTGCAGAGTTTGATGATAAGAATTACCGAAGAGACAGAAAGAACGAGATGTTCGTACATATCGAATAA
- the LOC117985108 gene encoding lysosome membrane protein 2-like isoform X2 gives MYAVSRLFILFLLGFISLGVAFVILFLHPYDVLFRWKVVLSDGGEIFESWRKPEVKLYCRVYLFNVTNAEEYMSGQDTKIKVKEIGPFVYREALEHSNVTFNENGTLSTIPLHPLIWEEELSEGNKEDDILYLPHIALLSIANVVSQQSFMTRFGLNNLIGLTNSQPLMKMTAREFMMGFKSELMTLGNTFMPSWIYFDKLGLIDRMYDFNGDFETIFTGENDISRSGLIDTYRGSTDLPQWDGKYCSNVQNASDGTKFQGAVSRNETVLFYRKSLCRAAPLIPVEESIKNGMKAYKYVFPEHMLDNGKYNEKNKCFCRHGKCLPEGLIDVTDCYYGFPIALSYPHFYKGDDVLFSKVEGLTPNKEQHETRFWVQPDAGLPLDVSSKFQINMALGDISNIRHVEKFSNLYLPLLWFDIRMYTLPPNLELKFKLYLNILPVVEQCWMYISFIAGTILILITTYILTFKIMFKSYAKKNQNINFRPRLWVERERKNNGNSKGDIYTPCEVPLSDTDSDQTYDTKSTFLKTQSDKIKELGHRLGDKVHKFELTHSKHNKKQSDRKNSLITPEESQDETNEAFKSDSSESDSYTNRYREVKQSDSEDDCKYLEVLDDGAEFDDKNYRRDRKNEMFVHIE, from the exons gTTTATTTATACTGTTCCTTCTGGGCTTCATCTCATTGGGAGTGGCTTTTGTTATATTGTTCCTACATCCTTACGACGTGTTATTCCGAtgg AAAGTGGTGCTCTCTGATGGTGGAGAAATCTTCGAATCATGGAGGAAGCCGGAAGTAAAGTTGTACTGCAGGGTCTATCTGTTCAACGTCACCAATGCTGAGGAATACATGTCTGGACAGGACACCAAGATCAAAGTCAAGGAAATTGGACCGTTTGTCTATCG tgagGCCCTAGAGCACAGCAATGTCACGTTCAACGAGAACGGAACCCTCTCTACGATACCTCTACACCCTCTTATTTGGGAGGAGGAACTGTCAGAGGGAAACAAGGAGGACGATATTTTATATCTACCCCACATTGCTTTACTG TCAATTGCCAACGTGGTCTCCCAGCAAAGCTTCATGACTCGCTTCGGTCTGAACAACCTCATCGGCTTAACCAACAGCCAGCCTCTTATGAAGATGACGGCCAGGGAGTTCATGATGGGCTTCAAGTCCGAGCTGATGACTTTGGGCAACACCTTTATGCCCAGCTGGATCTACTTCGATAAACTTGGGCTTATTGATAGG ATGTATGACTTCAATGGAGATTTTGAGACCATTTTCACTGGCGAGAACGATATATCTCGATCCGGCCTCATAGACACGTACAGAGGGTCCACCGACCTCCCACAGTGGGACGGAAAGTATTGCTCTAACGTTCAGAACGCTTCTGACGGCACCAAGTTCCAGGGAGCTGTTAGCCGGAACGAGACTGTACTGTTCTATAGAAAGAGCTTATGCCGGGCTGCACCTTTG ATCCCGGTAGAAGAGAGTATCAAGAATGGTATGAAAGCTTACAAGTACGTGTTCCCTGAGCATATGCTGGACAACGGGAAATACAATGAGAAAAACAAGTGCTTCTGCAGACATG GTAAATGTCTGCCTGAAGGCCTGATCGACGTCACGGACTGCTACTACGGATTCCCCATCGCGCTGTCCTACCCTCATTTTTATAAAGGAGACGACGTCCTGTTCAGCAAAGTCGAAGGCTTGACTCCGAATAAAGAACAGCATGAGACTAG aTTCTGGGTCCAGCCTGACGCAGGTTTGCCTCTCGACGTCAGTTCTAAGTTCCAGATCAACATGGCGCTCGGCGACATCAGCAATATTCGGCACGTGGAGAAATTCTCCAACTTGTACCTTCCACTCCTGTGGTTTGATATT AGAATGTACACACTGCCACCGAACCTAGAACTCAAATTCAAATTATACTTAAACATACTACCCGTCGTCGAACAATGCTGGATGTATATCAGTTTCATTGCTGGTACCATCTTGATACTCATCACTACTTACATCTTAACATTCAAGATCATGTTCAAGTCATACGCCAAAAAGAACCAAAATATTAACTTCAGACCAAGACTTTGGGTGGAAAGAGAGAGAAAGAACAACGGGAATAGCAAAGGCGATATATACACTCCCTGTGAAGTACCCCTCTCAGATACCGATTCAGACCAAACTTATGATACTAAATCGACGTTCCTAAAAACCCAAAGTGACAAAATCAAAGAATTAGGACACAGATTGGGTGATAAAGTTCACAAGTTTGAACTAACTCActcaaaacacaacaaaaaacaaagtgATAGAAAGAACTCACTAATAACTCCTGAAGAGTCACAAGATGAGACCAACGAGGCGTTCAAAAGTGATTCGAGTGAAAGCGATTCTTACACTAACAGATATCGAGAAGTGAAACAGAGTGATAGTGAGGACGATTGCAAATATTTGGAAGTTTTAGACGATGGTGCAGAGTTTGATGATAAGAATTACCGAAGAGACAGAAAGAACGAGATGTTCGTACATATCGAATAA